The genomic interval ACGAACGAGTTCGAGTTGGGAGGGAAGAGCTGAGGCATCAGCCGGTGGCCCAGCAGCGCGCCTCAGGTTGACCTGCCGCCTGCACGACTATGAGTGGCCGGGTCGCTCTGGCTGGCGCTGGCCGTTGTGAAACGCAGTTCATGATGCTCCGATCGACCTCCCTACAAGACACCGGACCGCCGAACCCGTGCTGAACGCTCGCCGGGCCGGTCGGGACGGCTTGAAACTGTCACAAATCTATCACAGAGGCGTTTCCCGACATTTCGGGACTATTGTCCCGGGTCCGGCGCGGCCTGTCAGGATGAAAGTTCCCACGACGGAAGGCTGCCCGAAGCCGCCCCGGATGCGTTCCGAGGAGCGCGCTCACGACCCGATCTTCGGCCGTGAACCGCATCCGTGCGCCTAGACGGCGTGAGAGGCCCCGGCGTTGCTGTCAGGCGGTTTCCTCGTCGCTGGTGATCAGGTTCCAGAAGATGCCGATGGCGGTGGTTGCCGTTGCGCTGCGGGTGGTGGTGTCGTTCTTGCTGTTGAGTGCCCACTGGTCGATGGTTGTGAGGGTGGTGATCGCCAACGCGGTCAGGAGGTCGGGGGGGAGGTCGGTGCGGACCGTGCCGAGTGCCTGCCCGGTCTCGAGCACACCGCCGATCCAGTCGTTCACCGCTCGTCGCACCGTCGTGATCGCCCGCTCGGGCGGGGCGTCGGCGGAGTTGTGGAACATGCGGCCGAGGTCCATCAACTCCGGTCGGGTGAGCGCCACGTGCCCGAGGCGTGCCAGGAGGCCGACCAGTTCGTCCCGGAAGCTCTGCCTGGTGAGGGTAGGCGGTTGCGGTGGACGGATCTCGCGGAGTAACGCAGTGGACAGACGTTCGGTCACCCAGTCGTGCAAGGCCGCCTTGTCAGCGAAGCGGTGGTAGAAGGAGCCCTTGCCCATCCGGGCGCGGCTCAGGATGCCGTTGAGGGACGCCCCCTCCAGGCCGCGGGCGGCGAACGCCTCCGCCGCGACCGCGCAGAGGCGGTCCGCCGCGGCCGTGTCGAGTGGGCGGGCTGGACGAGGCATCGCCTTCATCGTAAACTGAGTTCGTGTACCAGGCGGTACACGAATGGAGCCGAGGATGAGTGAGACGATCGTCGTGGCGGGAGCGACCGGGTACCTCGGTCGGCACGTGGTCACTGCGCTGGACGCGCGCGGATACGGCGTACGCGCGCTGGTCCGCTCGCGAGAGCGGGCGGAGGCGCCGGGTGCGTTCGGTGCGCCCAGCCTCGCCGGGCATGTCGCGCAGTGGCGCGTCGTCGACTACCGGGACCCCACCACGCTCCGGGACGCCTGCGAAGGAGCGACGCGCGTGGTGTCGGCGCTTGGCGTCACCCGGCAGAAGGCGAGCCCATGGGACATCGACTTCCTAGGCAACCTTCGGCTCCTCGAGGATGCCGAGCGGCACGGGGTGGTGTCGTTCCTTTATGTCAACGTGCTGCACTCGGACAGCGGCACGTCGCTGACGATGCGGGCCAAGCACGCGTTCTCCGAGGTGCTGCGCCGCAGCGGCGTGGCTGGGCAGATCGTCAACCCCTCTGGGTACTTCTCCGACATCACGGACTTCCTGCTCATGGCCAGGAAAGGGGTGGGTTTCACGGTCGGCTCCGGCGAAGCGCGCGTCAACCCGATCCACGGTGCCGACCTCGCGGAGTTCATCGTGGAGCGCCTGGCGGGGCCGGCGGGAAGCTGGGACGTCGGCGGCCCCGACGTCTTCACTTACCGTGAGTTGGAGGAGCTCGCGTTCCGCGTCGCCGGCCGCCGGCCCCGCGTGCTGCGCCTCGGGTCCGGCGCCACGCGCCCGTTGCTGTGGGCGGCGGACCGCAGCTCGCCCCGCATCGGCAACCTCGCCCGCTTCTTCCTGGAATCCCTCGCTGTCGACGCCTTAGGAACACCGACCGGCGCGCGCCGGCTCGAACCGTACCTGAGGTCGTTGCCGTAGGGGTGAGGCGACCCGGCTCGGCACTTCGGACCGCTGAGTGCAAACGAGTCCCGTTATGTGAACGTGCTCGTCATCGCCGTCGAGCGCCTTGATTTCGCGTGGATTCAGGCGAAGCGCGGCATCACCGGGTCGGCGCGGAGCACCCATGCAGACGACCTCAAGGCCGTGTCGAAGCCAAGCGGACGAACTAGAACACCCCTGACAGACAGCGACGTGGACGCTACTAGAACAACCCGCGCACAAGGGGTGAGCATGATCACGCTCGCGCGCCGATTCGGTGTGCATCGTGGCACGGTGTGGGTGAAGACGCGGTGATCGCCCCGCAACGGCGCAATAGTTGAACTGACCCCGACTACCCCCTCGCGCCGCGAAGCCGCCAGCGTGCAGGCCAACGACCTCTGGCGCCACCGGAACGAGGAGATCCGTGGGCAGCCCGCCGAACGTGTGCGGCAGCACGGTGGGCGGCGCGCGGAAGCACAACGTCACCCGGTTAGTGCCGCCTCGGGCCGACTCGTACGCGATCGCCATCCCTGTGGTGCCCGCCCCGACGACCACGACCTCCTTGCCTCGGCAGGGACCGGGCTCGTGATACTTGACCGAGTGCCTCACACGCGGCGCACAATCTGTAGCGGCCCACCCACGCGGCTGCCGTAGCCCTGCCCTGCTCGAGGACAGTGGTATCGAGGCCGCACAACCGCAACTCCGCGGCAACCGCTAGCCCACTCGGTCTACTGCCGATGATCATCACCTGCTCGTCCTTGCCACTGCCTGACTCGGTGGCTCACGATCAAGCGTGCAACCACCCGAGCAGCCGGTGCCACACCCCAGGAGGGGGTCTTGGTGTAGCGGCAGCGGCTCGATGCCCCCACGGCCCCGGTCCACATGTCAGCGGGCAGCTGGCACCCACGATGACTGGACCGGGTTCCGCGCGGGCGAGCGGACTGCACTGGATCAACCCCGACAACCGCTGACAGCGGCTCCTGCCAGCACGCGGTGCGGTTACGCGCGTCTTTAGCCATGCAGGCGTCCTGAAAGGTCGCTCTCACGGTTGGATTGCGCGTCGGAGGATGGCGAGGACAGTGTGGACAGCGGCTGCCTGGTCGTGAGGATCGGTTGCTTTGGCGATGACCCTTGAGTCGAGCACGCGGCCGATCGCCGTGCTGATGTCCAGCAGCAGGTCGTCGGAGACGTCGGTACGGATGGCGCCGATCGCTTGTCCTGCGGCAAGAGCCTCGGCCAGCCAAGGCAGGACGGCCTGTTCAGCGTCTCCGGATGCGTGCTGCGTGGCCCGTGAGCCCGTGCCCGACATCCAGTCGCGTAGAAGGCTCTTCAGCTGGGGCGACGTGTCGAGCGCGGCCACCAGTCGTAGGCAGTGGTTCTCGATCGTGGACCAGTAGGCGTCTGGCTCGGTGGCCGCGGGCACGGGGAAGGGCCCGGCCTGGGCGATCATCTGTCCCACCTGGACGCGAAGCAGGTGGGCGTAGAGGTCTTCCTTACTGTCGAAGTAGTAGTACATCGAACCCTTGGAGACCCCCGCCTGGGCAATGATCCGGTTCAGCGACGCCCCGGCGAAGCCGTGCGCGGAGAACTCCTGAAGAGCGACATCGAGGATGGCCTCCTGTCGTTCGTGGGCAAGCGTGTCGAAGCGCGGCCGTGGCATGCGCGTCAGCTGGCGGGGACGGGCGGGAGACGGATGGCGTCGATCAGACTGCGCCCGATCGCCAGCTTCGCGATGGGCGGGATGGTCATGAGTCCGAACACGGCGTTGCGTAGGAGAAGCAGCGGGCGGTTGCGAGGTACGAAGGCGCCGGTCATGCCGGTCGCGCCGTCCTGCTTGTCCCGCACGAGCTTCGCGAGCCGCTGCTGGTATCCGGCGAACGCCGCGACGTGGTCGCCGCGCGCCTCGTGCAGCTCGTAGGCGAGGACGTAGGCCTCGATCATCGCCAGAGCAGATCCCTGTCCTGCCAGCAGCGAAGGCGCCGCCCCGGCGTCACCGATCAGCGCGACACGACCGCGCGACCATGACGGCATCAGAATCTGGCTCGCCCGGTCCATGTAGAACGTCCGAGCCCGCGGCATCTGCTCCAGGATCGCCGGGACCTCCCAGGCGACATCGCCTAGACACCGCCGCAAGATGTCCTGCTGCGCGCCGGCGTCATCCTGCGGCATCTCCCCGTCGTAGCGGAACATGATGCAGAACATCGTCACGTTCTCGCGTAGGGCGAGGCGAAGCACTTGACGGCCCACCTCGGTATGCATCACTGCGACCAGTTCATCGCGCGGATGGTATCCGGGCACGTCGAAGGCGGCGACGGCGACGCCGAGGGACCGCTCGAACTGCTCCTCCGGACCGAACGCCAGTTGGCGCACCCGCGAGTGCAGCCCATCGGCCCCGATGACGATGTCGAACTCGCGCAGCGCGGCGTGCTCGAACTCGACGCAGACCCGCTCGCCGTTGTCGTCCAGCGAGACCACGGTGTCTCCGAAGACCGTCTCCACGTTTCCGCCGGCAGCTTCGTAGATGGCGCGGGAGAGATCGGAGCGCCCGATGGTGACGTAGCGGCCCCCGCTGAGGCCGACCACCTGGCGGGGGTCGAAGTGAGCGAGGCGGCGGCCGCTGCGCGAGACCTCACGAGCCTCGCGGATGTGGTAGCCCTCGTCCATCAGCCGTGGAATGATCCCCATCCGCTCCGCGACATCGTAACCAGCGCCCCAGAAGTCGACGACGTAGCCGCCCTCCCGCAACCGCGAAGCACGCTCTACGAGCGTGACCTCGTGCCCGAACCGCTGCAGCCAGTACGCCAGCGTGGGACCCGCGATCCCGGCACCCACGATCAGAACACGCACCAGCAAACCTCCTCAGACCGCCAGTATGACCAGCGGTCTAATACTTCCACATCGACGCTGCGCGCACAACCACGCGGTTGCCGGCTTCACCACAGCTGAGCCCGATGGCTTGCCGCAAAGGTGCAGGAGGCCAGGCGACGCACCGAGGTGCCGTGTTCCAACTGACCGTTCTGGGTCCGTCGGAGCAGTCCGGCCGACCGGAGATTTCCGATAGGCGTCTGGGCTGCCGCGTCCGGTCGAAGGAGCACCGCATGAGCACCGCCACTGCTCCCACCGTCGCCCCGGCAGGCGTCACCGCCGATTGGACAGGCGACAAGCTGCCGGCCGCACACTTCGCCGACGCCATCGACCTACCCACACCGAAACGACACGAAGACCGCATCCGTGCCGGACTCGCCGACGTGAACCGGAAGCTCGCTACAACGCAAGACAAACGAAGGCGTCTGGGACTAGATCAACCGTCCCAGACGCACTTTCTCGTGGTGGAGCCTGCCGGACTCGAACCGGCGACATCTCGCTTGCAAAGCGAGTGCTCTCCCAGCTGAGCTAAGGCCCCCCGCGGCCACGCGAGTAGATGTTAGCAGAGCGCGAGCGGCAGCGTGCGCGCCGTGCCGGCCGCGCTACTCGTGCCCGGTCGGCCGCGCGAAGATCATGCGGCCCATGTTCGTCTGCAGGCTGGACGTGACGACGACGTCGATGGTGGTCCCGACGCGGTCGCCGGCCCCCTCGACGACGACCATCGTGCCGTCCTCGAGGTAGGCGAGCCCCTGCCCCGACTCGCGGCCCTGCCTGACGATGCTGAGGGCCAGCCGCTCGCCGGGCAGGTAGGACGCCTTGACGGCGCTGGCCAGTTGGTGGACGTTCAGGACCCTGACCCCTTGCAGCGCTGCGACGCGCGTGAGGTTGTAGTCGGTGGTGATCAGGTCGGCCCCCAGGTGCTGGCACAGGCGCACGAGCCGGTCGTCGACCGGCCCCTTGCCGACGTCTTCCTGGGTGACCTCCATGGTGATGCCGTCGGTGGCGGCGATGAGGTCGAGCGTCTCGAGCCCGCGCCTGCCGCGCTGGCGCTTGAGCTCGTCGTCCGAGTCGGCGATGCGCTGCAGCTCCGTCAGCACGAAGTGGGGGAGGACCAGCCTCCCCTCGAGGAAGTTGGCGTGGATGACCGCCAGGAGGCGGCCGTCTATGACCGCCGAGGAGTCCAGGACCTTGCCGTTGGCTGCACCACCGTGCGCCGGCGCCGTGCGCCCGTCCACGCTCGGCAGGAAGGGCAGGAGCTTGCGGTTGGCGACGAAGAAGCCGCCGAGCCCGACGACCAGCACCACGGCGACGAGCAGAGACCAGTACCAGGTGAAGCCGGGCACGCTGGCGAGGATGTTGTTGATGAGCACCGTGACGAGCAGGCCGAGGGTAGCGCCGGCGAGCGCGGCGAGCGCGGCGTCGGGCCGGATGTGCGAGGCGCGCTCCACCACGTACTCCCAGGCCCTACCGGCGCGCGCGGCGGGCCCCCCGCCGAAGAGGTACGCCGTTAGCGCCCCGAGGATGGTTAAGAAGAGGAGGTTGTTGGGGCCGAGGAGGATGCCGCGGCCGACGAGCCAGTTCCCCACGAGGTAGCCGACCACCCCGCCGAGCAGGGTCAGCGCGCCCCTGGCGATCGCCTTGCCGAGCGCGGCGCTGCCCGCGTCGCCGTTGGCGCCCTCGCCATCCGCCTGTAGGCGTAACCTGTCGCTCTTGTCGGCGGTCGTCATCGTGGACCCCAGAGTAGCAACAGGGCCTCTTGCAGCGTCCTTACACCGTCGGTGAGGTCGGCCGACAGGGGCCCGACGAGGCGGGGGTGACCGGCGCGGCGCGCCTCTTCGAGGCGCCTGCCGAGCTGGCTGACGGAACGCAGTTCGCCCGCTAGGCCGATCTCGCCCACGAAGGCGACGTCCTCGGGCGCGGCCCGGTTCGTGACGGCGGAGTAGACGGCGACGGCGACGGCCAGGTCGGCCCCCGGGTCGGTGATGCGCAGGCCGCCGGCGACGTTGACGAAGACGTCGAGCGCCTCGAGCGGCAGGTCGATGCGGCGCTCGAGCACGGCGAGCACGACGTCGACCCTGCGCGCGTCCAAACCCTGGACGACGCGCCGCGGCGCCGCGTACGGGCTCTTGGACGCGAGCGCCTGCACTTCGAGCAGCAGGGGGCGCTGGCCCTCGAGGGCGGCCACGACGACGGAGCCGGGCGCGCCCTTGGGGCGCTCGGCGAGGAACGCCTCCGACGGGTTGGCCACGGCGAGCATGCCGGAGCGGGTCATCTCGAAGACGCTCACCTCGCCCGCGGGTCCGAAGCGGTTCTTGATGGCGCGCACGACGCGCAGGCCGGCGGCGGACTCGAGGGCGAAGGTGGCGTCCACCACGTGTTCGATCACCTTCGGGCCCGCGATGGAGCCCTGCTTGGTCACGTGGCCGATGAGGACTAGCACGCAACCGGCGGACTTGGCGGCCTCGACCAGGAGCGCCGTCGAGTCGCGCAGGCTCGTCAGCGTGCCTGGCACGCCGCCGGGCTCGGCGGTGAGCGTCTGGATCGAGTCGACGATGACGAGGTCGGGGGCCGCGGCGCTCAGGTGGGCGGCGATGACGGCGGCGTCGTTCTCACGCGTCAACTGCATGGCCGAGGCGACGCCGATGCGATCGGCCCGCATGCGGATCTGCGCGGGCGACTCCTCGCCGGCCACGTACAAGACGGTGCGGCCGGCGCTCACCGCGTGCTCGGCCAGCTGGAGGAGGAGCGTCGACTTGCCTATGCCCGGCTCGCCAGCGAGCAGGGCGGCGGAGCCGACGACCCAGCCGCCCCCGAGGACCCTGTCCATCTCGGCGTCGCCGCTCGAGAACCGCACCAGCGCGGCGTCGGCCACGTCGCCGAGCCGCGTGGTGGCAAGCGCGCGGTGCGAGCCCCCGCGCCCGCTCTTCGCCGGCTGCGCCGGCGGCTCCTCCAGCACCAGACTGCCCCAGGCGCCGCACGTCGGGCACCTGCCCATGCTCACGGGGCTGCGCGCGCCGCACTCCTGACACACGTAGCCGAGCGAGCGCGCCATCAGGCGAGGCGTCCGGCCTGCGGCGGCACGTTACGAACGCCTAGACGAGCGAGACCGGCCGCGCGAACACGGCGGCGCCGTCCTCGATCGTCACGATCAGCGGCTCCTCGCCGCCGTGCTCGAGGAGCTCGAGCGAGAGGGGGTCCTCGATGAACTCGCGGATGACGCCGCGCAGGGGCCGCACGCTCTCCCCCTTGGGGAGGCGTTCCACGAGGAAGGAGGCGACCTCGGGTCCGAACGTCACGTGGACGTCGCGGCCCTGGAGCTCGTGGCGGATGTCGTCGAGCATCTGGTTCGTGATGATGACGATGTCTTCCTTCGTGAACGAGTCGAAGGCGATGACCTCGTCGAGCCGGTCGAGGAACTCGGGGGAGAAGATGCCCTTGAGCGGCTCCGTGCTCTGCTGTGCGCCGTCCTGGAAGCCGATGAGGCTCCCGGAGCGGTTGAAGCCCGTGTTGCTCGTCATGATCAGGATGACGCGGCGGAGGTCCACGGTGCGGCCGAGGCCGTCCGTCAGGCGGCCGTCGTCGAGGACCTGCAGGAACGTGTTGTAGATGTCCGGGTGCGCCTTCTCGATCTCGTCGAGGAGCACGACGCTGAAGGGCTGGCGCCTGACTGCCTCCGTGAGCCTGCCGCCCTGCTCGTGGCCGACGTAGCCCGGAGGGGCGCCGATGAGCTTGCTTATCGAGTGCGGCTCCTGGTACTCGCTCATGTCGAGGCGCACTAGCGAGCGCTCGCTGCCGAAGAGGAGCGTGGCGAGTTGCTTCGCGAGGTAGGTCTTGCCGACGCCGGACGGACCGACGAACAGGAAGGAGGCCGCGACGCGGGTGCGCCCGCCGAGGCCGACGCGCGCGCGCCTGAGCGCCGCGCCGAGGGCGCGGATGGCGTTGCGCTGCCCGACGACGTGCCGCTTGAGGTGCTCCTCGATGTGGGCGAGCTTCTCGTTGTCCTGGTCGTCGACGTAGATGCCGCCCCAGGAGTCGACTACGGCCTCGAGGTCCTCGCGGCTCACGATGGGCGTGCCGTCCGGCTCCTCCAGGACGGGGAAGCCGAGCGACTTGTTGAGGCGCGTCCGGGCGGCAGCCTCGTCGATGAGGTCGATGGCCTTGTCGGGGAAGTTGCGGCCAGGCAGGCTGCGCTCGCCGAAGCGGACGGCCAGCTCCAGCATCTCCTTCGGGATGACGACGCCGTGGTGGGCCTCGTACTTGTTGCGCAGGCCGACGAGGATCTCGAGCGACTCCTCGGGGGAGGGCTCGAGGACGATGACGGGTTGGAAGCGCCGCTCGAGAGCGGCGTCCTTCTCGATGTAGCGGTGGTACTCGCCCGTCGTGGTGGCGCCGATGACCTGCACCTCGCCGCGGGAGAGGGGTGGCTTGAGGATGTTGGCGGCGTCGAGCGTGCCCTCGGCCCCGCCCGCCCCGACGAGTGTGTGCAGCTCGTCGATGAAGGCCACGACGCGGGCGTTCTTGAGCTCCTCGATGATCTGCCTGAGCCGCTCCTCGAACTCGCCCCGGTACTTCGTGCCGGCAACGACGTTGCTGAGGTCGATGGAGAGGACCCTGACGTTGAGCAGCGTTGGTGGGACGCGGCCCTCGACGATGGCCTGGGCCAGCCCCTCGACGATGGCCGTCTTGCCGACGCCCGGCTCGCCGATGAGCACCGGGTTGTTCTTCGTGCGGCGTGAGAGGATCTGGATGACCCTGCGGATCTCCTCCGTGCGCCCGATGACCGGGTCGAGCTTGCCGTCGTGCGCCTCGCGCGTGAGGTCGCGCGCGTACTCGTCGAGGAACGGCGTGTTGACGGCGCCCGCCTGGTTCTTCGGGTCGGCGGCGGCGAGGATGCGCCAGCGCACCGCGTCGACGTCGCGCGTGAGGTTCTGCAGTATCCGGTAGGCGACGCCGTCGCCCTCGCGGATGATGCCGAGCAGGATGTGCTCCGTGGCGATGACGTTCGAGCCGAGGCTGCGCGCTTCCGAGCCGGCGAGCTCCATGACCCGCCTGGCGCGCGGCGTGATGGCCGCCTCGTTCTTGGGCAGGCCGTCGCCGCGGCCGACCATCTCCTCGACGAGGAGCCGGAAGTTGTCGAGGGTGGCGTCGAACTCTTCGAGGATCTTGCTGGCCGTGCCCCCCTCGCGCATCAGGCCGAGGAGGAGGTGCTCGGGGCCGATCATGCCGTGCCCGAGCCGCGTGCCTTCCTCGCGCGCGTAGTGGAAGACGAGCTTCGAACGGTCGTCGTACCTGTTCATGCACCCACCGGGTAAGCGGTCGAGGGGGAGCCCGCGTGGCGCGGGGTCGCTGGAAGCGGGATCGTCGGAAGCGGACTGCGCCGCGTGTACATGCCGCAATAGTACCCGCACGGGCCACAGGGCGGCTGCGACTTCGTTACCTTTTCCTTCACGGAGCCGTCAGGATTCGCGCGCGCGCGGCTCTCTACTCGCCGGCGGCCAGGCGAACACCGGCCCCGTTCGCGGCTTCGTGCCCCGGCCTGCGTTTAGAATCCGAAGGTCGGCACGGCGCTTGCGAACGGTCGCCGTGCGGCCATTAGGAGTCGCATGCTGTTCCAAGAGATCCTCTCGCGTCTCGACCGCTTCTGGGCCGACCGCGGCTGTGTGGTCGCCCCGCCGCAGGACACCGAAGTCGGCGCCGGCACCTTCTACCCGACGACCTTCCTCCGGGCGCTCGGTCCGGAGCCGTGGCGGGTGGCCGGCATCGCGCCGAGCCGTCGGCCCGCCGACGGCCGTTACGGCGACAACCCGTACCGCTTCCAGTACTTCTACCAGTACCAGGTCCTCCTCAAGCCGTCGCCCGACGACGTCCAGACCCTGTACCTCGACTCGCTCTACGCGCTCGGGATCGACCCCAACGCCCACGACATCCGCTTCGTGGAGGACAACTGGGAGTCGCCCACCCTCGGCGCCTGGGGGCTCGGGTGGGAAGTCTGGATGGACGGCATGGAGATCACGCAGTTCACGTACTTCCAGCAGGTGGCCGGCTTCGACTGCAGGCCCGTCTCCGTGGAGTTGACCTACGGGCTAGAGCGCCTCGCCATGTACTTGCAGGGCAAGCGCCACGCGTTCGACGTCGAGTTCGCGCCCGGCGTGACGCTCGGCGACCTGAGGCGCGACATGGAGGTCCAGCACTCCCGCTACAACTTCGAGGAGTCCGACCCCGAGCTCCAACGCCTGCTCTTCGACAAGTTCGAGGTGGAGGCCTACCGGCTGCTAGGCAAGGGGCTCGTCTACCCGGGTTACGAGTTCGTGCTGCGCTCCTCGCACGCCTTCAACCTCCTTGACGCGCGCGGCGTGCTGTCGCAGACGGAGCGCCAGGGCTACGTCCAGCGCGTCAGGCGCATGGCCGAGACGACGGCCAGGACGTACTTGCAGCCGGCCGACGACGGCGAGGCCGGCCAGACGACCGCGCCCGGGAAGGGGGCGTAGGCCGTGGCCGAGCTGCTGTTCGAGATAGGTACGGAAGAGCTACCGAGCTGGTACGTGGCGCGCGGCGAGGCCGGGCTTAACGACCTGCTGAGCTCGCGGCTCGCCGCCGCCCAGCTCGCGCCCGAGAGCGTCCGCGTCTACGCGACGCCCCGCCGCCTCGCGGCCTGGGTGCTGGGCTTGCCCGAGTCGACCCCGCGGCGGGTCGAGGAGCGGCGCGGGCCGCCGGCGAACGTGGCGTTCACGAGCGCGGGCGAGCTCACCAAGGCCGCCTTGGCGTTCGCCGCCAAGAACGGCGTCGTGGCCTCCGACCTGGTGCGGCTGGACGACGACAGGGGGAGCTACGTCTACGCCAACGTGCCCGTCGGGGGCGAGCCGGCCGCCGAACTCCTGCCCGAGCTGCTCGCCGGTGTGGTCCGCGACCTGCCCGCCCCCCGCAAGATGCGCTGGGGCGACGAGCCGACGCCCTTCATCAGGCCGATCGCGTGGTTGG from Trueperaceae bacterium carries:
- a CDS encoding NAD(P)H-binding protein, which translates into the protein MSETIVVAGATGYLGRHVVTALDARGYGVRALVRSRERAEAPGAFGAPSLAGHVAQWRVVDYRDPTTLRDACEGATRVVSALGVTRQKASPWDIDFLGNLRLLEDAERHGVVSFLYVNVLHSDSGTSLTMRAKHAFSEVLRRSGVAGQIVNPSGYFSDITDFLLMARKGVGFTVGSGEARVNPIHGADLAEFIVERLAGPAGSWDVGGPDVFTYRELEELAFRVAGRRPRVLRLGSGATRPLLWAADRSSPRIGNLARFFLESLAVDALGTPTGARRLEPYLRSLP
- a CDS encoding ATP-dependent Clp protease ATP-binding subunit, encoding MNRYDDRSKLVFHYAREEGTRLGHGMIGPEHLLLGLMREGGTASKILEEFDATLDNFRLLVEEMVGRGDGLPKNEAAITPRARRVMELAGSEARSLGSNVIATEHILLGIIREGDGVAYRILQNLTRDVDAVRWRILAAADPKNQAGAVNTPFLDEYARDLTREAHDGKLDPVIGRTEEIRRVIQILSRRTKNNPVLIGEPGVGKTAIVEGLAQAIVEGRVPPTLLNVRVLSIDLSNVVAGTKYRGEFEERLRQIIEELKNARVVAFIDELHTLVGAGGAEGTLDAANILKPPLSRGEVQVIGATTTGEYHRYIEKDAALERRFQPVIVLEPSPEESLEILVGLRNKYEAHHGVVIPKEMLELAVRFGERSLPGRNFPDKAIDLIDEAAARTRLNKSLGFPVLEEPDGTPIVSREDLEAVVDSWGGIYVDDQDNEKLAHIEEHLKRHVVGQRNAIRALGAALRRARVGLGGRTRVAASFLFVGPSGVGKTYLAKQLATLLFGSERSLVRLDMSEYQEPHSISKLIGAPPGYVGHEQGGRLTEAVRRQPFSVVLLDEIEKAHPDIYNTFLQVLDDGRLTDGLGRTVDLRRVILIMTSNTGFNRSGSLIGFQDGAQQSTEPLKGIFSPEFLDRLDEVIAFDSFTKEDIVIITNQMLDDIRHELQGRDVHVTFGPEVASFLVERLPKGESVRPLRGVIREFIEDPLSLELLEHGGEEPLIVTIEDGAAVFARPVSLV
- a CDS encoding FAD-binding domain; its protein translation is MRVLIVGAGIAGPTLAYWLQRFGHEVTLVERASRLREGGYVVDFWGAGYDVAERMGIIPRLMDEGYHIREAREVSRSGRRLAHFDPRQVVGLSGGRYVTIGRSDLSRAIYEAAGGNVETVFGDTVVSLDDNGERVCVEFEHAALREFDIVIGADGLHSRVRQLAFGPEEQFERSLGVAVAAFDVPGYHPRDELVAVMHTEVGRQVLRLALRENVTMFCIMFRYDGEMPQDDAGAQQDILRRCLGDVAWEVPAILEQMPRARTFYMDRASQILMPSWSRGRVALIGDAGAAPSLLAGQGSALAMIEAYVLAYELHEARGDHVAAFAGYQQRLAKLVRDKQDGATGMTGAFVPRNRPLLLLRNAVFGLMTIPPIAKLAIGRSLIDAIRLPPVPAS
- a CDS encoding TetR/AcrR family transcriptional regulator, yielding MPRPARPLDTAAADRLCAVAAEAFAARGLEGASLNGILSRARMGKGSFYHRFADKAALHDWVTERLSTALLREIRPPQPPTLTRQSFRDELVGLLARLGHVALTRPELMDLGRMFHNSADAPPERAITTVRRAVNDWIGGVLETGQALGTVRTDLPPDLLTALAITTLTTIDQWALNSKNDTTTRSATATTAIGIFWNLITSDEETA
- a CDS encoding glycine--tRNA ligase subunit alpha; translation: MLFQEILSRLDRFWADRGCVVAPPQDTEVGAGTFYPTTFLRALGPEPWRVAGIAPSRRPADGRYGDNPYRFQYFYQYQVLLKPSPDDVQTLYLDSLYALGIDPNAHDIRFVEDNWESPTLGAWGLGWEVWMDGMEITQFTYFQQVAGFDCRPVSVELTYGLERLAMYLQGKRHAFDVEFAPGVTLGDLRRDMEVQHSRYNFEESDPELQRLLFDKFEVEAYRLLGKGLVYPGYEFVLRSSHAFNLLDARGVLSQTERQGYVQRVRRMAETTARTYLQPADDGEAGQTTAPGKGA
- the radA gene encoding DNA repair protein RadA, which produces MARSLGYVCQECGARSPVSMGRCPTCGAWGSLVLEEPPAQPAKSGRGGSHRALATTRLGDVADAALVRFSSGDAEMDRVLGGGWVVGSAALLAGEPGIGKSTLLLQLAEHAVSAGRTVLYVAGEESPAQIRMRADRIGVASAMQLTRENDAAVIAAHLSAAAPDLVIVDSIQTLTAEPGGVPGTLTSLRDSTALLVEAAKSAGCVLVLIGHVTKQGSIAGPKVIEHVVDATFALESAAGLRVVRAIKNRFGPAGEVSVFEMTRSGMLAVANPSEAFLAERPKGAPGSVVVAALEGQRPLLLEVQALASKSPYAAPRRVVQGLDARRVDVVLAVLERRIDLPLEALDVFVNVAGGLRITDPGADLAVAVAVYSAVTNRAAPEDVAFVGEIGLAGELRSVSQLGRRLEEARRAGHPRLVGPLSADLTDGVRTLQEALLLLWGPR
- a CDS encoding TetR/AcrR family transcriptional regulator is translated as MPRPRFDTLAHERQEAILDVALQEFSAHGFAGASLNRIIAQAGVSKGSMYYYFDSKEDLYAHLLRVQVGQMIAQAGPFPVPAATEPDAYWSTIENHCLRLVAALDTSPQLKSLLRDWMSGTGSRATQHASGDAEQAVLPWLAEALAAGQAIGAIRTDVSDDLLLDISTAIGRVLDSRVIAKATDPHDQAAAVHTVLAILRRAIQP